A genomic segment from Streptomyces antibioticus encodes:
- a CDS encoding TetR family transcriptional regulator, with amino-acid sequence MSHTLGIRQAQKQKTRQALLDAALVLLEEQSLSSLGLREVTRAVGVAPTAFYRHFRSTADLGVALVEEALGSLHPMIQNTVAGAHTSEERITRAVELIARHVHTQPAHVRFIARERHGGVQPVREAIRSQLGRFAEEVRAELAKDPQSAGWSEEDLLMLAHLFVDQMLVTASLFLESLEAPEEERERVTQLVTRQMRLISIGRRHWLD; translated from the coding sequence ATGAGTCACACCCTCGGCATCCGGCAGGCCCAGAAGCAGAAGACCCGGCAGGCGCTCCTGGACGCGGCGCTCGTCCTGCTGGAGGAGCAGAGTCTGAGCAGCCTGGGTCTGCGCGAGGTCACCCGGGCCGTCGGGGTCGCCCCGACCGCCTTCTACCGGCACTTCCGCTCCACGGCGGATCTCGGGGTGGCGCTGGTCGAGGAGGCGCTGGGCAGCCTGCACCCGATGATCCAGAACACGGTGGCGGGCGCGCACACCAGCGAGGAACGCATCACGCGGGCCGTCGAACTGATCGCCCGTCACGTCCACACGCAGCCGGCGCACGTCCGGTTCATCGCCCGGGAGCGGCACGGCGGGGTGCAGCCGGTGCGGGAGGCGATCCGCAGCCAACTGGGCCGGTTCGCCGAGGAGGTGCGGGCCGAGCTGGCCAAGGACCCCCAGTCGGCGGGCTGGAGCGAGGAGGATCTGCTGATGCTGGCGCATCTCTTCGTCGACCAGATGCTCGTGACGGCCTCGCTGTTCCTGGAGTCCCTGGAGGCCCCGGAGGAGGAGCGCGAGCGGGTCACCCAGCTCGTGACCCGCCAGATGCGGCTCATCAGCATCGGCCGCCGTCACTGGCTCGACTGA
- a CDS encoding ABC transporter permease has translation MLAYLIRRLFAAAVMLVVIVMVVFGIFFLIPKWAGVDIALSFVGKQADPAAVEGVREKLGLGDPIYAQVWEFFKGIFAGRTYTGGGDTIHCAAPCFGYSFRSEQAVWPVLTDRFPVTLALALGAAVLWLLMGVSAGVLSALKRGSLWDRGAMVIALSGVSLPIYFTGMVALSIFVYGLDLFDGQFVPLEDNFGAWFGGMILPWVTLAFLYAAMYARITRATMLEILGEDYIRTARAKGLTERTVIGKHAMRSTMTPLLTMLGMDLGALIGGAILTETAFNLPGLGQAVLNAIKNQDLPIILGVTLVTSLAVLVANLVVDILYAVIDPRVRLA, from the coding sequence GTGCTCGCTTACCTCATCAGGCGGTTGTTCGCCGCCGCAGTGATGCTCGTGGTCATCGTCATGGTGGTCTTCGGCATCTTCTTTCTCATCCCCAAGTGGGCGGGCGTGGACATCGCCTTGAGCTTCGTGGGCAAGCAGGCCGACCCTGCCGCCGTCGAGGGTGTGCGCGAGAAGCTGGGCCTGGGCGACCCGATCTACGCCCAGGTCTGGGAGTTCTTCAAGGGAATATTCGCCGGCCGCACCTACACGGGCGGTGGGGACACCATCCACTGCGCCGCCCCGTGCTTCGGCTATTCCTTCCGCAGTGAGCAGGCCGTCTGGCCTGTGCTGACCGACCGCTTCCCCGTGACCCTGGCGCTCGCGCTGGGTGCCGCCGTGCTGTGGCTGCTCATGGGTGTCTCGGCCGGTGTGCTCTCCGCCCTCAAGCGGGGCAGCCTGTGGGACCGCGGCGCGATGGTGATCGCGCTGTCGGGCGTCTCCCTCCCGATCTACTTCACCGGCATGGTCGCGCTGTCGATCTTCGTCTACGGACTCGACCTGTTCGACGGACAGTTCGTGCCGCTGGAGGACAACTTCGGCGCCTGGTTCGGCGGCATGATCCTGCCGTGGGTCACGCTCGCCTTCCTGTACGCGGCGATGTACGCCCGGATCACCCGCGCCACCATGCTGGAGATCCTCGGCGAGGACTACATCCGCACCGCGCGCGCCAAGGGCCTCACGGAGCGGACCGTCATCGGCAAGCACGCCATGCGCTCCACGATGACCCCCCTGCTGACCATGCTCGGCATGGACCTCGGCGCCCTCATCGGCGGCGCGATCCTGACCGAGACGGCGTTCAACCTGCCCGGCCTCGGCCAGGCCGTGCTCAACGCCATCAAGAACCAGGACCTGCCCATCATCCTGGGCGTCACCCTGGTCACTTCCCTCGCGGTGCTCGTCGCCAACCTCGTGGTGGACATCCTGTACGCCGTGATCGACCCCCGAGTGAGGCTCGCATGA
- a CDS encoding thioesterase family protein has protein sequence MSEAATAAAPRATIGDSEFDRDTALTRRAPGVYDIDLSAGWTIINAVNGGYLLAVLGRALADALPHQDPFTISAHYLTASQPGPAVVRTDVVRTGRTLSTGTASLLQYDEQGNEVERIRVLASYGDLGALPDDVRTTATPPAIPPMEQCFGPEDGPAPVDGSSAIADRLMLKLDPATLGWALGQPSGKGEMRAWFGLKDGRDPDPLSLLLAVDALPPTAFEIGLRGWVPTVELTVHVRSRPAPGPLRVSITTRNLAGGFLEEDAEVWDSAGRLVAQSRQLARARLA, from the coding sequence ATGTCAGAAGCAGCTACCGCGGCGGCCCCGCGGGCCACCATCGGCGACAGCGAGTTCGACCGGGACACCGCGCTGACCCGGCGCGCACCGGGTGTCTACGACATCGACCTCTCGGCCGGCTGGACGATCATCAATGCCGTCAACGGCGGCTATCTGCTCGCCGTCCTCGGCCGCGCCCTCGCGGACGCCCTGCCGCACCAGGACCCGTTCACGATCTCGGCGCACTACCTCACCGCCTCCCAGCCGGGCCCGGCCGTCGTGCGCACCGACGTGGTCCGCACCGGCCGCACGCTCTCCACCGGCACCGCCTCGCTTCTCCAGTACGACGAGCAGGGCAACGAGGTCGAGCGGATCCGCGTCCTCGCCTCCTACGGCGACCTGGGCGCCCTGCCCGACGATGTACGGACGACGGCGACACCGCCCGCGATCCCGCCGATGGAACAGTGCTTCGGCCCCGAGGACGGCCCCGCGCCCGTCGACGGCAGCTCCGCGATCGCCGACCGGCTGATGCTCAAGCTCGACCCCGCCACCCTCGGCTGGGCGCTCGGGCAGCCCTCCGGCAAGGGCGAGATGCGGGCCTGGTTCGGTCTGAAGGACGGCCGCGACCCCGACCCGCTCTCCCTGCTGCTCGCGGTGGACGCGCTGCCGCCGACCGCGTTCGAGATCGGCCTGCGCGGCTGGGTCCCCACGGTCGAACTCACCGTCCACGTCCGCTCCCGCCCGGCTCCCGGGCCGCTGCGCGTCTCCATCACCACCCGCAACCTCGCGGGCGGCTTCCTGGAGGAGGACGCGGAGGTCTGGGACAGCGCGGGGCGCCTGGTGGCCCAGTCCCGGCAACTGGCGCGGGCCAGGCTCGCCTGA
- a CDS encoding ABC transporter ATP-binding protein — protein sequence MKIPAQSKGPGRTDGDVLLKVTGLQKHFPIKKGLLQRQVGAVHAVDGLDFEVRSGETLGVVGESGCGKSTMGRLITRLLEPSGGTIEFEGKDITHLGVSGMRPLRRDVQMIFQDPYSSLNPRHTIGTIVGAPFKLQGVTPEGGIKKEVQRLLSVVGLNPEHYNRYPHEFSGGQRQRIGIARALALNPKLVVADEPVSALDVSIQAQVVNLLDDLQEELGLTYVIIAHDLSVVRHVSDRIAVMYLGKIVELADREQLYKSPMHPYTKALMSAVPIPDPKRRNAKSERILLKGDVPSPISPPSGCRFHTRCWKATDICRTTEPKLIELRTGQQVACHHPENFTDQAPQDTVLLTAAKEAAELVADEVLAESAETSAAVAAEVAETAKEAAEDTAEVAKDTEEK from the coding sequence GTGAAGATCCCCGCGCAGAGCAAGGGGCCGGGCCGGACCGACGGCGACGTCCTGCTGAAGGTCACCGGGCTCCAGAAGCACTTCCCGATCAAGAAGGGCCTGCTCCAGCGGCAGGTCGGGGCGGTGCACGCGGTCGACGGTCTGGACTTCGAGGTCCGGTCCGGCGAGACCCTCGGTGTCGTGGGCGAGTCCGGCTGCGGCAAGTCGACGATGGGCCGGCTGATCACCCGGCTGCTCGAACCGAGCGGCGGCACGATCGAGTTCGAGGGCAAGGACATCACGCACCTCGGCGTGAGCGGGATGCGTCCGCTGCGCCGCGACGTGCAGATGATCTTCCAGGACCCGTACTCGTCGCTGAACCCGCGGCACACCATCGGCACGATCGTCGGCGCTCCCTTCAAGCTCCAGGGCGTGACGCCCGAGGGCGGCATCAAGAAGGAAGTGCAGCGGCTGCTGTCGGTCGTGGGTCTCAACCCCGAGCACTACAACCGCTACCCGCACGAGTTCTCCGGCGGCCAGCGCCAGCGCATCGGCATCGCCCGCGCCCTCGCGCTCAACCCGAAGCTGGTCGTCGCCGACGAGCCGGTGTCCGCGCTGGACGTGTCGATCCAGGCCCAGGTCGTGAACCTCCTCGACGACCTCCAGGAGGAACTGGGTCTGACGTACGTGATCATCGCGCACGACCTCTCGGTCGTCCGGCACGTCTCGGACCGGATCGCGGTGATGTACCTCGGCAAGATCGTGGAGCTGGCCGACCGCGAGCAGCTCTACAAGTCGCCGATGCACCCGTACACCAAGGCGCTGATGTCGGCGGTGCCGATCCCGGACCCCAAGCGCCGGAACGCCAAGAGCGAGCGGATTCTGCTCAAGGGCGACGTGCCCTCGCCGATCTCGCCGCCGAGCGGCTGCCGCTTCCACACCCGGTGCTGGAAGGCGACGGACATCTGCCGGACCACCGAGCCGAAGCTGATCGAGCTGCGGACCGGCCAGCAGGTGGCCTGCCACCACCCGGAGAACTTCACGGACCAGGCCCCGCAGGACACCGTCCTGCTGACCGCCGCGAAGGAAGCGGCGGAGCTGGTGGCCGACGAGGTGCTCGCGGAGTCGGCGGAGACGTCGGCCGCGGTGGCGGCGGAGGTCGCCGAGACGGCCAAGGAGGCCGCCGAGGACACCGCCGAGGTCGCCAAGGACACTGAAGAGAAGTAG
- a CDS encoding cysteine desulfurase family protein gives MAYLDHAATTPMLPEAVEALAAHLSVTGNASSLHASGRTARRTVEEARETLADALGARPSEVVFTSGGTEADNLAVKGLYWSRRDADPARTRVLASPVEHHAVLDAVHWLGEHEGATVEYLPVDSYGRVHPDALRTALARNPDDVALATVMWANNEIGTVLPIRELADVAAEFGVPLHADAVQAFGQIPVDFGASGLAAMTVSGHKVGGPYGIGALLLGRAYSPVPVLHGGGQERHVRSGTLDVPAIASFAVAGRLAAEQQEWFAREIGALRDSLVTAVRTAVPDALLGGDPAPGGRLPANAHFTFPGCEGDSLLLLLDAQGIECSTGSACTAGVAQPSHVLLATGTDPDLARGTLRFSLGHTSTEADVEAVAKAIGPAVERARAAGLT, from the coding sequence ATGGCCTACCTCGACCACGCCGCGACCACCCCGATGCTCCCGGAGGCGGTCGAGGCACTCGCCGCGCACCTGAGCGTCACCGGCAACGCCTCCTCCCTGCACGCGTCCGGCCGCACGGCCCGCAGGACCGTCGAGGAAGCCCGCGAGACCCTCGCGGACGCCCTCGGCGCCCGCCCCAGCGAGGTCGTCTTCACCTCCGGCGGAACCGAGGCCGACAACCTCGCCGTCAAGGGCCTGTACTGGTCGCGCCGCGACGCCGACCCGGCCCGCACCCGCGTCCTGGCCAGCCCCGTCGAGCACCACGCCGTCCTCGACGCCGTGCACTGGCTCGGCGAGCACGAGGGCGCCACCGTCGAGTACCTCCCCGTCGACTCCTACGGGCGCGTCCACCCCGACGCCCTGCGCACCGCCCTCGCCCGCAACCCCGACGACGTCGCCCTCGCCACCGTCATGTGGGCCAACAACGAGATCGGCACGGTCCTGCCGATCCGTGAACTCGCCGACGTCGCCGCCGAGTTCGGCGTCCCGCTGCACGCCGACGCGGTCCAGGCGTTCGGGCAGATCCCCGTCGACTTCGGCGCCTCCGGCCTCGCCGCCATGACCGTCTCCGGTCACAAGGTCGGCGGACCCTACGGCATCGGCGCGCTGCTCCTCGGCCGCGCGTACAGCCCCGTGCCCGTGCTGCACGGCGGCGGCCAGGAACGCCACGTCCGCTCCGGCACCCTCGACGTCCCCGCCATCGCCTCCTTCGCGGTGGCCGGCCGGCTCGCCGCCGAGCAGCAGGAGTGGTTCGCCCGCGAGATCGGCGCCCTGCGCGACTCCCTGGTCACCGCGGTCCGTACGGCCGTCCCCGACGCCCTCCTCGGCGGCGACCCGGCACCCGGGGGCCGGCTGCCCGCCAACGCCCACTTCACCTTCCCCGGCTGCGAGGGCGACTCGCTGCTGCTGCTGCTCGACGCCCAGGGCATCGAGTGCTCCACCGGCTCCGCCTGCACCGCCGGAGTCGCCCAGCCCAGCCATGTCCTGCTCGCCACCGGCACCGACCCCGACCTGGCCCGCGGCACCCTGCGCTTCTCCCTCGGCCACACCTCCACCGAGGCCGACGTGGAGGCCGTCGCCAAGGCCATCGGACCGGCCGTGGAACGCGCCCGCGCGGCCGGCCTGACCTGA
- a CDS encoding ABC transporter ATP-binding protein gives MTDLSKSGAAVGEPTPASPAPTAFLEVRDLKVHFPTDDGLVKSVDGLSFQLEKGKTLGIVGESGSGKSVTSLGIMGLHTAGQYGKRKAQISGEIWLDGTELLSADPDHVRKLRGREMAMIFQDPLSALHPYYTIGQQIVEAYRIHHDVDKKTAKRRAVEMLDRVGIPQPDKRVDNYPHEFSGGMRQRAMIAMSLVNNPELLIADEPTTALDVTVQAQILDLIRDLQKEFGSAVIVITHDLGVVAELADDILVMYGGRCVERGPAEKVFYEPRHPYTWGLLGSMPRLDRDQQERLIPVKGSPPSLINIPSGCAFNPRCPYADLPKDNVTRTVRPELAEVGGRHWAACHMSTEQRERIWTEEIAPKL, from the coding sequence ATGACCGACCTGAGCAAGAGCGGAGCGGCCGTGGGAGAACCCACCCCCGCCTCGCCCGCGCCGACCGCCTTCCTCGAGGTGCGCGACCTCAAGGTGCACTTCCCGACGGACGACGGTCTCGTCAAGTCCGTCGACGGGCTCAGCTTCCAGTTGGAGAAGGGCAAGACCCTCGGCATCGTGGGCGAGTCCGGCTCCGGCAAGTCGGTGACCTCGCTCGGCATCATGGGCCTGCACACCGCCGGCCAGTACGGCAAGCGCAAGGCGCAGATCTCCGGCGAGATCTGGCTGGACGGCACCGAGCTGCTCTCCGCCGACCCGGACCACGTGCGCAAGCTGCGCGGCCGCGAGATGGCGATGATCTTCCAGGACCCGCTGTCCGCGCTGCACCCGTACTACACGATCGGCCAGCAGATCGTGGAGGCGTACCGGATCCACCACGACGTCGACAAGAAGACCGCGAAGCGACGCGCGGTCGAGATGCTCGACCGGGTGGGCATCCCGCAGCCCGACAAGCGCGTGGACAACTACCCCCACGAGTTCTCCGGCGGTATGCGCCAGCGCGCGATGATCGCGATGTCGCTGGTCAACAACCCCGAGCTGCTGATCGCGGACGAGCCGACGACCGCCCTCGACGTGACCGTCCAGGCGCAGATCCTCGACCTGATCCGCGACCTCCAGAAGGAGTTCGGCTCCGCGGTCATCGTCATCACCCACGACCTGGGTGTGGTGGCCGAACTCGCCGACGACATCCTGGTGATGTACGGCGGCCGCTGCGTGGAGCGGGGCCCGGCGGAGAAGGTGTTCTACGAGCCCCGCCACCCCTACACCTGGGGTCTGCTCGGCTCCATGCCGCGCCTCGACCGTGACCAGCAGGAACGGCTGATCCCGGTCAAGGGCTCCCCGCCCTCCCTGATCAACATCCCGTCCGGCTGCGCCTTCAACCCGCGCTGCCCGTACGCGGACCTCCCGAAGGACAACGTCACCCGCACCGTCCGTCCGGAGCTCGCCGAGGTCGGCGGCCGTCACTGGGCCGCCTGCCACATGAGCACGGAGCAGCGGGAGCGTATCTGGACCGAAGAGATTGCGCCGAAGCTGTGA
- a CDS encoding N-acetylmuramoyl-L-alanine amidase, which yields MGARKRDSDRRIGRRALLVGGAAAAVGSAFLARDELSELYWRLPGVRKPRVEGAVDYRGARWVSASEANFRWADRPDDYGIDMIVVHVTQGGLESAVKAFQDPGHQAAAHYIVGKDGRVTQMIRELDVAYHAGNRGYNERSVGIEHEGFVDRPQDFTDVMYEASARLAAGICRRYGIPVDREHIVGHVEVPGTDHTDPGEHWDWDRYMKLVAAAHTATA from the coding sequence ATGGGGGCGAGGAAGCGGGACTCCGACCGGCGGATCGGCCGGCGGGCGCTGCTGGTCGGCGGGGCGGCGGCGGCCGTGGGCTCGGCGTTCCTGGCGCGGGACGAACTGTCCGAGTTGTACTGGCGGCTGCCGGGGGTGCGCAAGCCCCGGGTGGAGGGCGCGGTGGACTACCGGGGCGCGCGCTGGGTGTCGGCCTCGGAGGCCAACTTCCGCTGGGCGGACCGTCCGGACGACTACGGGATCGACATGATCGTGGTCCATGTCACCCAGGGCGGGCTGGAGAGCGCGGTGAAGGCGTTCCAGGACCCGGGCCACCAGGCGGCCGCGCACTACATCGTGGGCAAGGACGGCCGGGTCACGCAGATGATCCGCGAGCTGGACGTGGCGTACCACGCGGGCAACCGGGGGTACAACGAACGCAGTGTGGGTATCGAGCACGAGGGTTTCGTGGACCGCCCGCAGGACTTCACGGACGTGATGTACGAGGCGTCGGCGCGGCTCGCGGCCGGGATCTGCCGGCGGTACGGCATACCCGTCGACCGGGAGCACATCGTCGGGCATGTGGAGGTCCCGGGGACGGACCACACGGACCCGGGCGAGCACTGGGACTGGGACCGGTACATGAAGCTGGTGGCGGCGGCGCACACCGCCACCGCCTGA
- a CDS encoding DUF4190 domain-containing protein, giving the protein MQLTAPATRTPQRTAARDADGMAVASFILGLLGLLVLNVFLGPIAIVLASVALWRGTARRGRAFLGLTLGVADLVVLLAFMHADSTISWSF; this is encoded by the coding sequence ATGCAGCTCACCGCACCCGCCACCCGAACCCCGCAGCGCACCGCCGCCCGTGACGCCGACGGCATGGCCGTCGCGTCCTTCATCCTGGGCCTGCTGGGACTGCTCGTCCTCAATGTGTTCCTCGGCCCCATCGCCATCGTCCTGGCCTCCGTCGCCCTCTGGCGCGGCACGGCCCGCCGCGGCCGCGCCTTCCTGGGCCTCACCCTGGGCGTCGCCGACCTGGTCGTCCTGCTGGCCTTCATGCACGCGGACTCGACCATCTCCTGGAGCTTCTGA
- the mnmA gene encoding tRNA 2-thiouridine(34) synthase MnmA, whose product MTETSQRPRPLRVLAAMSGGVDSAVAAARAAEAGHDVTGVHLALSANPQSFRTGARGCCTIEDSRDARRAADVIGIPFYVWDLADRFREDVVEDFVAEYEAGRTPNPCLRCNEKIKFAALLDKALALGFDAVCTGHYAQIVTGADGTRELHRASDMAKDQSYVLGVLDEKQLAHALFPLGDTLTTKDEIRAEAERRGLAVAKKPDSHDICFIADGDTQGFLAGRLGRAEGDIVDESGAKIGTHEGAYGFTIGQRKGLRIGTPAADGKPRYVLDISPVDNTVTVGPAASLDVSGLTAIKPRWCGTAPTGPGTYTAQLRAHGGECEVTAEPVDGELRVTFTEPVRGVAPGQAIVLYDGTRVVGSATIASTLRATAGVS is encoded by the coding sequence ATGACTGAGACCTCGCAGCGCCCCCGCCCCCTCCGTGTACTCGCCGCCATGTCCGGCGGGGTCGATTCCGCGGTCGCCGCCGCCCGTGCCGCCGAAGCCGGCCACGACGTGACCGGCGTCCACCTGGCGCTCTCCGCCAACCCCCAGTCCTTCCGCACGGGCGCGCGCGGCTGCTGCACCATCGAGGACTCCCGCGACGCCCGCCGGGCCGCCGACGTCATCGGCATCCCGTTCTACGTCTGGGACCTCGCCGACCGCTTCCGCGAGGACGTCGTCGAGGACTTCGTCGCCGAGTACGAGGCCGGCCGCACCCCCAACCCGTGCCTGCGCTGCAACGAGAAGATCAAGTTCGCCGCCCTGCTCGACAAGGCGCTGGCGCTCGGCTTCGACGCGGTGTGCACCGGCCACTACGCGCAGATCGTCACCGGCGCCGACGGCACCCGCGAGCTGCACCGCGCCTCCGACATGGCCAAGGACCAGTCGTACGTCCTCGGCGTCCTGGACGAGAAGCAGCTCGCCCACGCGCTGTTCCCGCTCGGCGACACCCTCACCACCAAGGACGAGATCCGCGCCGAGGCCGAGCGGCGCGGCCTGGCCGTCGCCAAGAAGCCCGACTCCCACGACATCTGCTTCATCGCCGACGGCGACACCCAGGGCTTCCTCGCCGGCCGGCTCGGCCGGGCCGAGGGCGACATCGTCGACGAGTCCGGCGCGAAGATCGGCACCCACGAGGGCGCGTACGGCTTCACCATCGGCCAGCGCAAGGGCCTGCGCATCGGCACCCCCGCCGCCGACGGCAAGCCGCGCTACGTCCTCGACATCTCCCCGGTCGACAACACCGTCACCGTCGGCCCCGCCGCGTCCCTGGACGTGAGCGGACTGACCGCGATCAAGCCCCGCTGGTGCGGCACCGCCCCCACCGGCCCCGGCACCTACACCGCCCAGCTCCGCGCCCACGGCGGCGAGTGCGAGGTGACGGCGGAGCCGGTCGACGGCGAACTGCGCGTGACCTTCACCGAGCCCGTCCGCGGCGTGGCCCCCGGCCAGGCCATCGTCCTGTACGACGGCACGCGCGTGGTCGGCTCGGCGACGATCGCCTCGACCCTGCGGGCGACGGCCGGGGTCTCCTGA
- a CDS encoding ABC transporter substrate-binding protein, whose translation MTTQRTSGRRKQALAAAVAVAALLTTAACGGGSDDDSGKGSSTGAAGFDAANNKVAQASLAKKGGTLKFGAAQDADSWDTTRGYYGMMWNFARYYSRQLVTNKAEPGAAGAEITPDLATETAKVTDDGKTYTYTLRDGITWEDGKPITSQDVKYGIERVWAQDVLAGGPTYLKDVLDPKGEYKGPYKDTSKDKLGLKSIETPDEKTIVFKLPQANSDFEEMLALVSASPVRQDKDTKSKYGLKPFSSGPYKFESYAPGKDLTLVRNDKWAQASDPVRKAYPDKITIQFFSDANQLDQRLISGDLDLDLNQTGMSPQGRTTALKEHKANLDNPVSGYVRYAVFPQSVAPFDNIECRKAVILGADHVSLQTARGGPIAGGDIGTNMLPPSVPGAEGQKYDPYEISGANKSGNEAKAKEALKACGQPDGFKTTIAVRNNKPVEVATAQSLQASLKKIGITAEIDQYDGSQTAGIIGSPSNVKKKGYGIIIMGWGPDFPSVQGFGLPLWSSKYISESGNNNYALIKDKTIDGLFDSYVTTLDDAGKAKISTEINHKVMEGAYYLPFVFERFINWRSDNLANVYTTDGYSGQYDFVNLGLKNPKK comes from the coding sequence CTACCCAACGCACCTCAGGGCGGCGGAAGCAGGCACTTGCCGCTGCCGTCGCGGTCGCCGCGCTGCTGACCACGGCGGCGTGCGGCGGCGGCAGCGACGACGACAGCGGCAAGGGTTCCAGCACCGGTGCCGCCGGCTTCGACGCAGCCAACAACAAGGTCGCCCAGGCGTCCCTCGCCAAGAAGGGCGGCACGCTGAAGTTCGGCGCCGCCCAGGACGCCGACTCGTGGGACACCACGCGCGGTTACTACGGCATGATGTGGAACTTCGCCCGCTACTACAGCCGTCAGCTCGTGACGAACAAGGCTGAGCCGGGTGCCGCGGGTGCCGAGATCACGCCGGACCTCGCGACCGAGACCGCCAAGGTCACGGACGACGGCAAGACCTACACGTACACCCTGCGTGACGGCATCACCTGGGAGGACGGCAAGCCGATCACCTCCCAGGACGTCAAGTACGGCATCGAGCGTGTCTGGGCGCAGGACGTGCTGGCCGGCGGTCCGACGTACCTGAAGGACGTCCTCGACCCCAAGGGCGAGTACAAGGGCCCCTACAAGGACACCTCCAAGGACAAGCTCGGCCTGAAGTCCATCGAGACGCCGGACGAGAAGACCATCGTCTTCAAGCTCCCGCAGGCCAACTCGGACTTCGAGGAGATGCTGGCGCTCGTCTCGGCCTCCCCGGTCCGCCAGGACAAGGACACCAAGTCCAAGTACGGCCTGAAGCCGTTCTCCTCCGGCCCGTACAAGTTCGAGTCGTACGCCCCGGGCAAGGACCTCACCCTGGTCCGCAACGACAAGTGGGCGCAGGCGTCGGACCCGGTCCGCAAGGCCTACCCGGACAAGATCACGATCCAGTTCTTCTCGGACGCCAACCAGCTCGACCAGCGTCTGATCAGCGGTGACCTGGACCTGGACCTCAACCAGACCGGCATGTCCCCGCAGGGCCGCACCACCGCCCTGAAGGAGCACAAGGCCAACCTGGACAACCCGGTCTCCGGCTACGTCCGCTACGCGGTCTTCCCGCAGAGCGTCGCGCCGTTCGACAACATCGAGTGCCGCAAGGCCGTCATCCTGGGCGCGGACCACGTCTCGCTCCAGACGGCCCGTGGTGGCCCGATCGCCGGTGGCGACATCGGCACGAACATGCTGCCGCCGTCGGTCCCGGGTGCCGAGGGTCAGAAGTACGACCCGTACGAGATCTCCGGCGCCAACAAGAGCGGCAACGAGGCCAAGGCCAAGGAGGCCCTGAAGGCCTGCGGTCAGCCTGACGGCTTCAAGACCACCATCGCGGTGCGTAACAACAAGCCGGTCGAGGTGGCCACCGCGCAGTCCCTCCAGGCGTCGCTGAAGAAGATCGGCATCACCGCCGAGATCGACCAGTACGACGGCTCGCAGACCGCCGGCATCATCGGCAGCCCCTCGAACGTGAAGAAGAAGGGCTACGGCATCATCATCATGGGCTGGGGCCCGGACTTCCCGTCCGTGCAGGGCTTCGGTCTCCCGCTGTGGAGCAGCAAGTACATCTCCGAGAGCGGCAACAACAACTACGCGCTCATCAAGGACAAGACGATCGACGGTCTCTTCGACTCGTACGTCACCACCCTTGACGACGCCGGCAAGGCCAAGATCTCCACGGAGATCAACCACAAGGTGATGGAGGGCGCGTACTACCTGCCCTTCGTCTTCGAGCGCTTCATCAACTGGCGCTCGGACAACCTGGCGAACGTCTACACGACCGACGGCTACAGCGGTCAGTACGACTTCGTCAACCTCGGTCTGAAGAACCCCAAGAAGTAG
- a CDS encoding trimeric intracellular cation channel family protein, translating to MMQQIFSPSVQHTLDLIGIFVFAISGALLAVRKNFDVFGIGVLAEVTALGGGLFRDLVIGAVPPAAFTDLGYFLTPLLAALLVIFLHPQVERIQTGVNVFDAAGLGLFCVTGTTKAYDYGLNLTASAALGLATAVGGGVLRDVLANEVPSLLRWDRDLYAVPAMVGAAMVVICIRYDALTPLASGFAAAVAFVLRLLAMRYHWRAPRAWNRRSTVREE from the coding sequence GTGATGCAGCAGATCTTCAGTCCGTCCGTTCAGCATACGCTCGACCTGATCGGCATCTTCGTCTTTGCCATCTCGGGCGCGCTGCTGGCCGTCCGCAAGAACTTCGACGTCTTCGGCATCGGCGTCCTCGCCGAGGTCACCGCGCTGGGCGGCGGACTCTTCCGGGACCTGGTCATCGGCGCGGTGCCGCCGGCGGCCTTCACCGACCTGGGCTACTTCCTCACCCCGCTGCTCGCCGCGCTCCTGGTGATCTTCCTCCACCCCCAGGTGGAGCGGATCCAGACCGGCGTGAACGTCTTCGACGCGGCCGGCCTCGGCCTGTTCTGTGTCACGGGCACGACCAAGGCGTACGACTACGGGCTCAACCTCACGGCGTCGGCCGCGCTGGGCCTGGCCACGGCCGTCGGCGGCGGTGTGCTGCGGGACGTCCTGGCCAACGAGGTGCCCTCCCTGCTGCGCTGGGACCGCGACCTCTACGCGGTCCCGGCGATGGTGGGCGCCGCGATGGTCGTGATCTGCATCCGCTACGACGCCCTCACCCCGCTGGCCAGCGGGTTCGCCGCCGCCGTGGCCTTCGTGCTGAGGCTGCTGGCGATGCGGTACCACTGGCGGGCGCCGCGCGCGTGGAACCGGCGGTCGACGGTGCGGGAGGAGTGA